The following coding sequences lie in one Azospirillum humicireducens genomic window:
- a CDS encoding MFS transporter produces MSEPSRNNSAKPVPPLPAKAAKRRDPISALVLRLTIVTVAVLLLAAGAASWLSLRSFDPLFQPELARKAQTVGGLMGAQIDRGLGVRIPLDRMAGLDTLLAAEVERHADIAYIAVTDPAGRIVAAAGGPLAGVTALSPDRLSGPADGRLARGFVDVQRPLGDTANPAGALHVGVDSAFLAKASTDLALDVLSVVIVSVLLIFEVLQLVVNLAMRRVLTLRLLADRAEEGDFRATLPEIPRSLGPGPLAATEDRALEGGVRTALDSVNVRYAGLAARVAELRRRLGGDDPRVGRAEAGLMALARRFRFRDPDSSRPPPTPLNLVFLRLPVFLFCLSEELSRPFLPAYAKSFAGEVPWLTPDMVVSLPITLFMLIWALSQPGGARFSERWGRSRAFTIGALLGSVSLALTAFAGSLAELMLWRCLTALGYGLVLITAQGIVVDHTTPRNRAAGMAMFIGALLAAGVCGPVSGGIIADQIGFRATFLLGALLALGSGLSVSLLLLRGRGAAQSPAGAGAAARPAMGSVLPLFRDFRFSALMVLSAIPTKIASTAFLFCLVPLLLTADGASKAEIGRVQMMYFVAFILVSPLAASLSDRWQARRGFIALGGIGTLASCLPIVATHALWGPPLAIALFGLSQALVGAPQLTLVSQIARDGGLPETAAIGWYRLIERLGGALGPVTAMAVAVATSYREAMLGIGLLCGASALLFWILFRTGRPATPAARPQEA; encoded by the coding sequence ATGAGCGAACCGTCCCGCAACAATTCCGCCAAGCCGGTTCCGCCTCTGCCCGCCAAGGCGGCCAAGCGGCGCGATCCGATCAGCGCGCTGGTGCTGCGGCTGACCATCGTCACGGTGGCGGTCCTGCTGCTGGCGGCAGGCGCGGCCTCCTGGCTGTCGCTGCGCAGTTTCGACCCGCTGTTCCAGCCGGAACTGGCGCGCAAGGCGCAGACGGTCGGCGGCCTGATGGGCGCGCAGATCGACCGCGGGCTCGGCGTGCGAATCCCGCTGGACCGCATGGCCGGTCTCGACACCCTGCTGGCGGCAGAGGTCGAACGCCACGCCGACATTGCCTACATCGCGGTGACCGATCCGGCCGGACGCATAGTTGCGGCGGCGGGCGGGCCTCTGGCGGGAGTTACGGCGCTGTCGCCGGACCGCCTGTCCGGTCCTGCCGACGGCCGGCTGGCCCGCGGATTCGTCGATGTCCAGCGTCCGCTGGGCGACACCGCCAACCCGGCCGGCGCGCTGCATGTCGGCGTCGACAGCGCTTTCCTGGCCAAGGCCTCGACCGATCTGGCGCTGGACGTGCTGTCGGTGGTCATCGTCTCGGTCCTGCTGATCTTCGAAGTGCTGCAGCTGGTGGTGAACCTCGCCATGCGGCGGGTGCTGACCCTGCGTCTGCTGGCCGACCGGGCGGAGGAGGGCGATTTCCGCGCCACCCTGCCGGAGATTCCCCGATCCTTGGGCCCGGGGCCGCTCGCGGCGACGGAGGACCGCGCGCTGGAAGGCGGCGTGCGGACCGCGCTCGACAGCGTGAATGTCCGCTATGCCGGCCTTGCCGCGCGGGTTGCGGAGCTGCGCCGCCGGCTGGGTGGCGACGACCCGCGGGTCGGCCGGGCGGAGGCCGGGCTGATGGCGCTTGCCCGCCGGTTCCGTTTCCGTGATCCGGACTCCTCGCGTCCGCCGCCTACTCCGCTGAATCTCGTCTTCCTGAGGTTGCCGGTCTTCCTGTTCTGCCTGTCGGAGGAGCTGTCGCGCCCCTTCCTGCCGGCCTATGCCAAGTCCTTCGCCGGGGAGGTGCCGTGGCTGACCCCGGACATGGTGGTCAGCCTGCCGATCACGCTGTTCATGCTGATCTGGGCGCTGTCGCAACCGGGCGGTGCCCGCTTCTCCGAACGCTGGGGCCGCTCGCGCGCCTTCACCATCGGGGCGTTGCTGGGCTCCGTCAGCCTCGCACTGACCGCCTTCGCCGGGTCGCTGGCCGAGCTGATGCTGTGGCGCTGCCTGACCGCCCTCGGCTACGGGTTGGTGCTGATCACCGCGCAGGGCATCGTCGTCGACCACACCACGCCGCGCAACCGCGCAGCCGGCATGGCGATGTTCATCGGCGCTCTGCTGGCTGCCGGCGTGTGCGGTCCGGTCAGCGGCGGCATCATCGCCGACCAGATCGGCTTCCGCGCCACCTTCCTGCTCGGGGCGCTCCTGGCGCTCGGGTCCGGCTTGTCTGTCAGCCTGCTTCTGCTGCGCGGACGCGGTGCGGCGCAGTCCCCCGCCGGAGCCGGTGCAGCGGCTCGCCCGGCCATGGGCAGCGTCCTGCCGCTGTTTCGCGATTTCCGCTTTTCCGCCCTGATGGTGCTGAGCGCAATTCCGACGAAGATCGCCTCCACCGCCTTCCTCTTCTGCCTCGTGCCGCTGCTGCTGACAGCCGACGGCGCCTCGAAGGCGGAGATCGGTCGGGTGCAGATGATGTATTTCGTCGCCTTCATCCTGGTGTCGCCGCTGGCCGCCAGCCTGTCCGACCGCTGGCAGGCCCGGCGTGGCTTCATCGCTCTTGGCGGCATCGGCACGCTGGCGAGCTGCCTGCCCATCGTCGCCACCCATGCATTGTGGGGGCCGCCTTTGGCCATCGCCTTGTTCGGCCTGTCGCAGGCGCTGGTCGGTGCGCCGCAGCTGACGCTGGTCTCGCAGATCGCCCGTGACGGCGGCCTGCCGGAGACGGCTGCAATCGGCTGGTACCGGCTGATCGAACGGCTGGGCGGCGCGCTCGGCCCCGTCACCGCGATGGCGGTGGCGGTCGCCACCTCCTACCGCGAGGCGATGCTGGGCATCGGCCTGCTGTGCGGGGCGAGCGCGCTTTTGTTCTGGATCCTTTTCCGCACCGGGCGTCCGGCAACCCCCGCCGCCCGGCCACAGGAGGCATGA
- a CDS encoding GNAT family N-acetyltransferase, whose product MSAHIPMTLPFGGVPLCGEAARAVAAVRLRTLAADLPDGLTARMMDLEDSNLLADFRVRVVAMLEDPDHYRMAGEVGNFVSDHLGDKGLTAGIFRNDGRAGEGAGGRLVAYGALGLPSGNDPNRGRDLDLPEAELPWVAHMSSAMVDPSERGRGLHHRLIDWRIEVAEALGRRHLITTVSTRNHRSWGHLAGHGIYPKRLVRVGGDLVRLLVHRDFTADPVFDTASAELVAVDELAGRWDVFERGHVWGRVAAGDGAAQRWYALCGREKAPLEQAGTGPGGR is encoded by the coding sequence ATGAGCGCCCACATTCCCATGACCCTGCCGTTCGGCGGAGTTCCCCTGTGTGGCGAGGCCGCCCGCGCCGTGGCGGCGGTCCGCCTGCGGACGCTGGCCGCCGATCTGCCGGACGGGTTGACCGCCCGCATGATGGATTTGGAGGATTCCAACCTGCTGGCCGACTTCCGCGTCCGCGTCGTCGCGATGCTGGAGGATCCCGACCATTACCGGATGGCGGGCGAGGTCGGGAACTTCGTCAGCGATCATCTGGGCGACAAGGGGTTGACCGCCGGCATCTTCCGTAACGATGGCCGCGCCGGTGAAGGAGCCGGCGGCCGTCTGGTCGCCTACGGCGCGCTGGGCCTGCCGTCCGGCAACGACCCCAACCGGGGCCGCGACCTCGACCTGCCGGAGGCGGAACTGCCCTGGGTCGCGCACATGTCGTCGGCTATGGTCGATCCGTCGGAGCGCGGGCGCGGCCTGCATCACCGGCTGATCGACTGGCGGATCGAGGTGGCGGAGGCGCTGGGCCGCCGGCACCTGATCACCACCGTCAGCACCCGCAACCACCGCAGCTGGGGCCATCTGGCCGGTCATGGCATCTATCCGAAGCGGCTGGTCCGCGTCGGCGGCGATCTGGTGCGCCTGCTGGTCCACCGCGATTTCACCGCCGATCCGGTGTTCGACACCGCCAGTGCGGAACTGGTCGCGGTGGACGAGCTGGCGGGACGCTGGGATGTGTTCGAGCGCGGCCATGTGTGGGGCCGGGTTGCGGCGGGCGACGGTGCCGCGCAGCGTTGGTACGCGCTGTGCGGCCGGGAAAAGGCTCCACTGGAGCAGGCTGGGACGGGGCCGGGCGGGCGCTGA
- a CDS encoding HAMP domain-containing protein, producing MTTLNTFRGPLRGHGMVMAGIPAVILLAAALAMAGVGLLGTWLAQDQLGEARAAKAAAVAEAVQHDLERAIAYGIPLPRIEGVAAFLQGIAGRNPDLGFLALTGGDGVLLQGAVNAGGGIDAAGLQALTAGLRGLPTPETRAATLQPIERDGLLILRVPVRVGRLSSEGGGGGVGQPPAGHVLVGVQPQQVRGQIAGELATVVFGGLAVLLLLAELAGVLARASFRAPLRRLALAMTDAVDGRFATLLGRRPRDQVGRLLFAFNAVVFGLHDRRQRFAAHADEVRAAVFDPEVAAAVESTRLSALTALGPGLEAAPRREIDSRSDDVHAFALLSAAAAPMLVLGAGPAAAGPVLVLVLAVALAGAAAGYAVPFGWRRAAAVLNALALLSTATMLLLDGTPLAAGLAGGVTGGFAAGLALSYVRRQAADGGQLSLLRALASGIAAALLWAVAVGWDSGMLTVSSLLPAALAALLSRPIVVLRS from the coding sequence ATGACGACCCTCAACACTTTTCGCGGTCCTTTGCGCGGCCATGGCATGGTCATGGCCGGCATTCCGGCCGTCATCCTGCTGGCGGCCGCTCTGGCGATGGCCGGCGTCGGTCTGCTTGGCACCTGGCTGGCGCAGGACCAGTTGGGAGAGGCGCGCGCCGCCAAGGCCGCCGCGGTGGCGGAGGCTGTGCAGCATGATCTGGAGCGCGCCATCGCCTACGGTATTCCGCTGCCGCGCATCGAAGGGGTGGCGGCGTTCCTTCAGGGAATTGCCGGACGCAATCCCGACCTGGGATTCCTGGCGCTGACCGGTGGGGACGGGGTGCTGCTGCAGGGAGCGGTCAATGCCGGCGGCGGCATCGACGCTGCCGGACTGCAGGCGCTGACCGCCGGACTGCGCGGCTTGCCGACGCCGGAAACCAGGGCTGCCACCCTTCAGCCGATCGAACGGGACGGTCTGCTGATCTTGCGGGTGCCGGTGCGGGTCGGCCGCCTGTCGTCGGAGGGCGGTGGCGGCGGTGTTGGGCAGCCGCCGGCCGGCCATGTCCTGGTCGGCGTCCAGCCGCAGCAGGTCCGCGGCCAGATCGCGGGGGAACTGGCGACGGTTGTGTTTGGCGGGCTGGCCGTTCTGCTGCTGCTGGCCGAGCTGGCCGGTGTTCTGGCCCGTGCCAGCTTCCGTGCTCCGTTGCGCCGGCTCGCCCTGGCGATGACGGATGCGGTTGACGGGCGCTTCGCCACCCTGCTGGGCCGCCGTCCGCGCGATCAGGTCGGTCGGCTTCTGTTCGCCTTCAACGCCGTCGTCTTCGGCCTGCACGACCGCCGCCAGCGTTTCGCCGCCCACGCCGACGAGGTGCGCGCCGCAGTCTTCGATCCGGAGGTGGCCGCGGCCGTCGAGTCCACGCGCCTGTCGGCACTGACGGCCCTCGGTCCCGGACTGGAAGCGGCGCCGCGGCGCGAAATCGATTCGCGGTCCGACGATGTCCATGCCTTCGCGCTGCTGTCTGCCGCCGCAGCGCCGATGTTGGTTCTGGGCGCCGGACCTGCTGCTGCCGGGCCGGTGCTGGTTCTCGTTCTCGCCGTGGCATTGGCCGGCGCCGCGGCCGGCTATGCCGTGCCGTTCGGCTGGCGCCGCGCAGCGGCGGTGTTGAATGCGCTGGCGTTGTTGTCGACGGCTACCATGCTGCTGCTTGACGGAACACCGTTGGCCGCCGGATTGGCCGGCGGCGTGACCGGCGGTTTCGCCGCCGGTCTGGCGCTGTCCTACGTGCGCCGTCAGGCGGCCGACGGCGGGCAGCTTTCGCTGTTGCGGGCGTTGGCCTCCGGGATTGCCGCGGCCCTCTTGTGGGCTGTGGCGGTCGGCTGGGACAGCGGGATGCTCACGGTATCCTCGCTGTTGCCCGCAGCGTTGGCCGCGCTGCTGTCCCGCCCCATCGTCGTTCTGCGGAGCTGA
- a CDS encoding ABC transporter substrate-binding protein — translation MRDDESDLLRIRRRSLLRLAAAGGLALPGLPLAGNSLIGSALAATVPDRTFRITMVLGRGESDNEFGFKDYLARRGLKVDYTIRNTGGDTAKLPGIIQEIKDTRPDLVYSWGTPQTRALVGPYDGADPGKHITDIPVVFTFVAAPIDAKIVPDLARSGRNVTGTIHIAPIAVQLNTIQAYRPIKRLGVVYNPQERNSVLTVEGLRAEAALRGLELVEEPVPLNDRGEPIAAAVPDALARVAKRGGEVLYIGPDTFIAFHNRTVVAAEALRLGLPTFSVTELIVRTDKAMLALASSAYGIGRFTAFKAAQILVDGVSPAEIPVETLKRFSVIINMATVRALEYYPPIGLLNFAEIIES, via the coding sequence ATGAGAGACGACGAAAGCGATCTCCTCCGCATCCGCCGCCGCTCGCTGCTGCGCCTTGCCGCCGCCGGCGGGTTGGCCCTGCCCGGATTGCCGTTGGCCGGCAACTCGCTCATCGGCTCGGCGCTGGCTGCCACGGTGCCCGACAGGACCTTCCGGATCACCATGGTGCTGGGCCGCGGCGAGAGCGACAACGAGTTCGGGTTCAAGGATTACCTGGCCCGCCGCGGCTTGAAGGTGGACTACACCATCCGCAACACCGGCGGCGACACCGCCAAGCTGCCGGGCATCATCCAGGAGATCAAGGACACGCGCCCCGACCTCGTCTACAGCTGGGGCACGCCGCAGACCCGCGCACTGGTCGGCCCCTATGACGGCGCGGACCCTGGCAAGCACATCACCGACATTCCGGTGGTCTTCACCTTCGTCGCCGCACCCATTGACGCGAAGATCGTTCCCGATCTCGCCCGCTCGGGACGCAACGTCACCGGCACCATCCACATCGCGCCGATCGCGGTTCAGTTGAACACCATCCAGGCCTATCGCCCGATCAAGCGGCTGGGCGTGGTGTACAACCCGCAGGAACGCAACTCCGTCCTGACGGTGGAGGGGCTGCGGGCCGAGGCGGCGCTGCGGGGGCTGGAACTGGTCGAGGAGCCGGTTCCGCTGAACGACCGGGGCGAGCCGATCGCCGCCGCGGTGCCTGACGCGTTGGCGCGGGTGGCCAAGCGGGGCGGCGAGGTCCTCTATATCGGTCCGGACACCTTCATCGCCTTCCACAACCGCACCGTCGTGGCGGCGGAGGCGTTGCGCCTTGGCCTGCCGACCTTCTCGGTGACGGAGCTGATCGTGCGCACCGACAAGGCGATGCTGGCGCTGGCGAGCAGCGCCTACGGCATCGGACGCTTCACCGCCTTCAAGGCGGCGCAGATCCTGGTGGACGGCGTCAGTCCGGCCGAAATTCCCGTGGAAACGCTGAAGCGTTTTTCCGTTATCATCAATATGGCCACGGTCCGGGCGCTGGAATACTACCCCCCCATCGGCCTTCTGAATTTCGCGGAAATCATCGAATCATGA